The Nitrospirota bacterium genome window below encodes:
- a CDS encoding type II toxin-antitoxin system RelE/ParE family toxin, whose product MAWTLRYGRYARAAIDDLPVNIAQRVEKTALLLGENPHRGKLLKGYERERIRSLPVTTTGGEYRIIYELIPQEEAVFVLLCETREEVYKLLRRTFR is encoded by the coding sequence GTGGCTTGGACGCTGCGGTACGGGCGATATGCACGGGCCGCTATCGACGATCTGCCGGTCAACATCGCCCAACGTGTTGAGAAGACGGCGCTCCTGCTTGGAGAAAATCCTCATCGAGGCAAACTCCTCAAGGGCTATGAACGAGAGAGGATCCGTTCCCTTCCGGTAACCACGACCGGCGGCGAGTACAGAATCATCTACGAGTTGATCCCGCAGGAGGAGGCCGTTTTCGTTCTGCTGTGCGAGACCCGCGAGGAGGTGTACAAGCTGCTCAGGCGGACATTCCGGTAA